tggtcaggagAAGTCACTTCTGCGCAAACAGTATTGCAATGTACACAATATGCACTATTTGTCTGGTCTACTACGCACGTGGCGCTGCCAAAGCACTTGACGCCACGGCACgattctgtaaaaaaaagaaaagatggacAAAAAAAGGAAAGGTTATTAGTAACAAGTTATTTGAAAACATAGCCTAGCGAACTCAAACGACATATATATACACCTGTAGTTCCACAAAGCAGTACAGATTCTCTTGTAATTTATTATGTAACCTGAATTGAGATATCACCACTTAAGCGCGGTGCAGTTTAACATTTCGTTTGCTTCGAAAAAATACTTCCTTACTTTTGCATTTTCCCAGGTATTGGACGTTAAGGTCCGGGTGACCTTTACATTTAAATTTCAGGAGTGCGCACTCGTCTTTGTATGTCTTTCCATCCGATCCGCACACAGGTTCTTTCCAAGTGACGGAGCAGTCAGGAGCGCACACGCAGCGTGGCTTGCTTCTTTTGTTCATCTTGCACCTCTTTCCGGGACCACAGTCCACATTGTCGCAGGTTTCTAAAATAAAATTAATGTTACGCTATTTAATGGCAAGGATTGGAAGTGCCGCTTGCAGTAATTATACACCTGGCGGGTTGACTAATTCTAAATCCCGATTAACATGCATTCCGAAATAGCCCATTACATATCCACGGGGAATTCGGTGCATCATAAACGGTACACTGTTTTTTTTGCATCGTTTAAACGGAAGCATACTTTAATCACGTCAAAAACATTCTCAAAGTGTGATAGGTTTTATACAAATGACCACCTTTGCATGGTATGCAGTTAGGGGCTCCACCGTTGAAGATCTTCCACCTAAACAGTGTGCTGTTAGGCACATCCTCCTCCGTCCAAGAATACCCCAGTCTGCCGGTCTTGCAGCAATCCTCTCTGCTCATCCCATGCGTGTAGATATCCAGGCATTTATTATTCTTCCCTTGCTTCATCCAACAGTTACCAGCTGTAAACCAAGAAACAAAACACGTTCGTATTATAGTCCGAAAGTCCGAAATCGCCTAACCGTTGACAAACAAGTGCAGTCTGTATAATCtggatctctccctccttcgagGCAGGGTCAGGTTTGTCGAGCGCAAATAGACTGTTTTCAACTGAACATTCAATGACTGACAGCCGAAATATACAATGACAACTATAAAAGCATTTTTAAATAGGTTATTAATACGTTGAGAGACCATGTGTTATCAGGACACAAACTGAACTGTCCAGACActtttgtatgtctgtgtcaaACCCAAGCGTCTCAGATAATCGACATTCACATAAATCTATAGGCTAGCCACTGGCCCATGTTTTGGCATGCTCGATATAGCGTGAAGATTCTGAAACTGCTCTGCTAAATGTTTAGCCACTTGACCATTGCAACGAGAAGAATAATGCTtgaattacattattattatttttacagaCACAGGAAGCCTCTAAATCAAATGAGCACCAAAGGTAATGGTCAATGGTTTggtaacatgttattaagattaaAATCTTTGGCCAAGTCACGTTCCAAGTTACAAAAACATATCGCATATTCTGAGTTATCCGATTCCAAACTCCAATGCGCCTCCATAAGGTGATTTATTTGTACATGGATGCTACGTGATGATTATAATCGAAATACTGGATAAAATTTGCACCGCATGAATGGTTTTGCAGCTGAGTGTCTCAATGTCATGTAAACTACATCATCTTTAAACACTTCCACGCCCCCCGTAAACTTTGTTTAGCACAACTTTGACAAAGGCTGTCCTATTTACCTACATAAAACATCCCATTTTCAAATGACGAAAACAACTCAATGTGCAAAAGTCCAGAAAGGAATTTTCATATCCATATAGTCTAGTTGAATGTAATAATTATTTCTAAACACCTTTTAAAACTTGAAATACAATTCGTTTGAGACTACCCTTATGGCACCTGTTTTATAGAGACATTTGCACATGCTCTGTTCGATACTGGGACAttcaaaatgaatggaaagaaaCTAACCTTTCTTTAAAAAAGTTTATATCACTGTCATGGTTTTAAGTTCATCCAAACCGAAATGCAGCTGATTCAGCTGGCGCATTTGGAGCCAGAAAATGTTTTAAGTACACATTAAACTAACAAACCTACCTTGAACTTTCTGAACTTCCATGAAATGACAGAGCCATATCAACAAAAGAATTATACCAGGGTGGAAGTGATCGATCTGTAGCATCCTGAGCATGATGGAGACCAAGTGAACCACGTATTGACACAAGCAGCGCAAAAAGTAATCTGCTTATGGTAGCAGTGTTGAACGAATGTCAGTCTGAGAATGCAGCCTCTTTTTAAATCTATAAGGGGTctctggtggactggggtggGCGGTCTtctggtctgggggaggggggagtttcTTGTTCATCCGAAATTCTTTCAATCCCAATCAGGTGACATCTTTAGTCGTAATTTCTCTGAATTTGTAAAGTAAACGTTTTGTGAAAAATACGTCTCTGGCTAACCACAGTGCGTAACTAATCCCAGTGAGCCACAGAAGTGTTGCTATTGCAACAACCAAGGATGCTTGGAAGACATAAAATACAGAATGTTATGCATTCAAATAGCTATATGTTAGATAACAATTACATAGTTAACTAATTTGTGTTGATCTTATCTAAAGGATGCACGTTTGGCCAATTATAGGTAGCCTAATTTAAACACATATACCGTACTAAATCTGCAGGGTTCAATCAATGTATATGGTttatatattcatatttataCTATTAACAATGAACTAAACTATTAATAACACCCTATACGTGTTAAACGTTTTGTATTGAGAGGCGGTTTTGTTCAATTCAAGTTTATTATTTGGTTAGTTTTCACCCAACCTTCTATTTGAGATTAACTAGGTGATAACTGAAATTTTCCCACCAACTGCAGATTAATGTGTTAATCTTTTAATGAGACGTGTCTGACTATTGGAAACAGCTATCCATGCACAGACAATAATAGATTTCAGAGGCCTTCATGGATGCTAATATTAGAACAGACAGTTGTTTGGGTTGCTCTTTCGTGTCAAGCTTTTAAATATAATCAGTCCTGTTTCCGAAGGGGCTTCAGAGAGAAGTAGAGGTTGGGTGTTACGTTTcattgaatgaaacacagggCAGAAACACCTCATGTCCACTTATAGCCTCGTGATCTTATTCATAGGTCCGCGTGCGACCTCTTGAGCAAACTCCAGGTTATACCCTGAACCTTTGTAAAACAAGCGCGAGAAGTTTGTCGTCTGGGATTCGGAGAGTAAATATTTTGTCTCCTTACGCCTTATCCCAAGTGATATGCCAAAAAATTATTATTGTGATTATTGTTAGCTTACATTAATTTTTAACTTTTCATCGACCTGTCAAAGTCTGCCTCCTCGTCACCGACTGAGCTGCGCGCCAAACTCATAAACTCGTCAGCCTCAAATGTAACACACTCAGTTCAGACACAGATAAGTAAGGCATATTCATCTGTTCAAAACTGTCAAATGTGTCATTTTATTTCCCTTATATTATACctcaatatacagtatgttatgTAGCCTAACAATTTAACAAGATATACAATTTTCAAACGCAGGTTCAAAATGTAACATTTGGATAGGCTACTAGATTGAGTGATCGATTCTGTAAACCACTGATTGAAAAAGCAAATATGTAGGCCTAATGTTTGAGCGAGAGTATCAGTAAATTGTGTGCCTCAAAACAGGAAATTAACAGCTTCTAAGTAAATGTATGAAACAAAAGCATATAAACAGGTGCATGAGTGATTCAATATGGATTTAGTCAGAAAACCAAATTTCAATAGGCTTAATTTCGTTTTAGTCACGGAACACATGTTTGGGCCGTGATTCAAACTGTGTTCTTTTTTAAATTGATTAAATAGGTATAATAACAAGAACATAGTACCCTGAATCAATTCATTATTATCCTAATAGGCTCCAGGCAACTCACTGCGTTAACGTTAATAACTAATAACTTGGCAGTTGGCTAAATTAAATGTAGTACGCTACCTTTGGAGTACAGTTGGAATAGGCCTCAGTTGGAAAATGTCCTCAAGACAACAAAGATAAACGGTAATTGGTCCCCAATTAAATAGCTACCAAGAGCAGCGTCGGATAAAGTCAACGTGATGCTACACGTTTATGAATGACAAACTATAAAGATACTACTAATATATACTACCTCTCAGTACGTAGACATTGAAAGATGCAGAGTCCGATCATTGACGTGATACAGGACTTGGGAAAAGGATGAACGAGACGTTGTGGAAAAGTGTCTGAGGTGATGCTGCCACCTCGCGGTAGAAGGGTTAAACCCACGGGCAGGGCAGTATTTTGAATCCAGGAAAAGTACATAGTAGGACAGTTGTCGGTTTCTacagagtagagtaaagcagagcagagctctTTCCAAacttcgaaaatattttttcacacagtaaaaggagaggagaggaggagaacagagaagcctactGTAGAGTACACTAGCCTAGAGTAAAGCAGattagagcagagtacaatagagtatagtagagtcccCATCAagtctgccttgctccatggtagctttgtAGACTATCTTAAGTTTGTTGTGCGTGAATTAAGTGTGTGATCAAGGAAGCAAATGTTTTTTGTAAATCATACAGCCAACCACAGGTTATTAATGTATCCTTTAATGGACTGGGCCAAGTTGTTGAATTGCAGAGGTAAAATACAATGTAAAGTGGAATCTCATAGCAAAATGATTCTGTgaccacaaaaacacattttgtaaaAGCTGAAAATGATCTGAAATGTATAAATAATCCTCTGTACAAAAACAATTTATAAAGAGCTAAATCCCTCCATTGAAATGTATTAAAACAGCTTTTTTAGgtcaataaacatttaaaaagacATAACAAAATCCTACTGCATAAATACCAGAATCAGTCCCCACCCAGTGTACTGGAGGTCGGGTGTCTACAGACCAGAGTCCTCATCAGGCCTACAGACCAGAGTCCTCATCAGGCTCAAGATCTGTCCCCTGAAACAGCCCCACGTCACCGTGGGAGACGAGACGAGGTTCTGCAGCCCCATGTCACCGTGGGAGACGAGATGAGGTTCTGCAGCCCCACGTCACCGTGGGAGACGAGATGAGGTTCTGCAGCCCCACGTCACCGTGGGAGACGAGATGAGGTTCTGCAGCCCCACGTCACCGTGGGATACAAGATGAGGTTCTGGCCTCGCTGGGTTCTCCGTCATGGTCCCTGCTCGTCCTCGTTCTCCGCCTCCCCTGCTGCCTTCTGGAGCTGTTTATACTTCCTCTTGAAGAATccaaactaaaacataaaaaaagcCAGTAACAAAAAAACAGTTAAGGCACGACAGATTAATCCAGTCTTAATCCTTAGGGGTGAAACTGTATACAGTTTTGCATACCATATGCAAAAAAATATCCAGGTTGAAAACAGATGGTTACCTTCCACAGCAGGCCGACAGCCAGAGCCAATAGGAGAAGCCCGCCTATCACACTACCCACGATCACCCCCACAGGTACGTCTGCCGTTTCCCCCGGTTTGCTGACCGTGAGGAGGACCTGGAAGGGACAGGACGGGTGAGTCTCCACCACAGAGAACCAGGCCTCTACACCGCTCATGTTTCTTAGCCTTTTGTCTGAAACTAATTCACTGTTTCATGAGCATTCCCTCATCATTCCTTGTCAGTTGGGCTTGTCGTTCAGATGTGTTGTGCGTGTATTTTTCGACCCATGATTCTCAGGTGCAGGAGACAGAGCTGGAAGCATAGTATTGTAGATGTAAAATACACTTTCCATCACCTGTAACTTCTTCACGGCAATGACGAGTAGATTGGGCTGGGAAGTCTTCATTTCTGCACTTGCTGTGAGCACAACTGTTTGGAACGTCGACTGTGTGACAGAATAGGTAATGGAGAGAGTGATTCGACAACGTAAATGAAACATCATAAATCATAAGTATTGTTATCCTACTTCATCTTAATTATacatctctaaccctaaccgtgCACATGGAGTTGTAACAGTGTCCGGCAGACAGACTGGTAGTGATGCTGAAATATTTCACGATGTCAGTGTTTTATCCTTACTGAGACTAATGAGCTGCTCCAGATCCGGGATGACACGTTCACAAAGTAGTGGCTCTTTTCTTTCATGTCTTTGAGGATGCACTTCACAAGTGTGCACTGAGCATGCTCACAATCCTGGGGAAGTGAAGTAGGAGATTGTTGACGCTGTGTTAGTGTGGTACAGCACCTCCAAACATTTTCACAGAGGGATAGTGGGAGCTGTCAACATTCAATCGCTTTCGTTTGTTTAGCTTGGAATGTTCTGAGGCAGAACATTGTGCAATTTGAACCACTTTTAGCAATGGTTAAATAGGGTACTTTGTTTGTAGTACAATGCTGGTATTTGACGACatcatttatacatttatatttgaGGAACCACCCACCAGTTGATCTAGACCTCTGAAGCTGTCCTTCTTGAAGGACACTTTGTGCTGCTTCACACCGACCCTCAGAGGATCGACCAGGCCGTTGATGTCACAGCTCACTGCACTGCCCTGGAGAAGGGAAACACGCCCCTTCAACCTTCTGAACACGCCCTTCAACCTTCTGAACACGCCCGTCAACCTTCTGAACACGCCCCTTCAACCTTCTGAACAAGCCCCTTCAACCTTCTGAACACGCCCCTTCAACCTTCTGAACACGCGTGTCTTTAACCTTCTGAACACGCGTGTCTTTAACCTTCTGAACACGCGTGTTTTTAACCTTCTGAACACGCGTGTCTTCAACCTTCTGAACACGCGTCTTCAACTTTATGAACACGCGTGTCTTTCACCTTCTGAACACGCGTGTCTTTCACCTTCTGAACACGCGTGTCTTTCACCTTCTGAACATGCGTGTCTTTCACCTTCTGAACATGCGTGTCTTTCACATCATAGCAGAGAGGGGAACGGGATGACTATGACAGCAACGCCCCAGCTTTCACGAGAAGCATACATGTGTAGAAGTTGTATTTGGGGCTGGACGGATGTGTGGAGAAAAGGGAAATTGAAGTGGAAAATCGAGATTCTAAATTTTCCATGGTTGAATTACACTGTAGGTACAGTTGAGAAGAAGAGTTGTAGTTTCAAGCACTAGTTAATAGGTATTTCAGATTGGACTCTCACCGATTGCGTGCTCAGGCCTGTAAAGTAGAGCAGTGGGTTTCCAGCATCGGTGGTGTTGGGTAAGAAGATGGTGAGATAGACCAGGCTGACGGGAATGTTGCCTGTGGAAATCTAGAAGGGAAATTACTGTAGGACCGATAAACCAAAGACATATGCAGCAATGTTGATCAAATTCACACTGCACTCTCAACTCATGTGGACGTCAAACCTCCCTAACCACGTCCCTAAACACGTTCTTTATACAGTAACTTATTTAAAATATTACAGTAACTATTACTTTATGATGGAAATACTGTcacacaattattttaaatatttattgACCTACTTTTAGGAAAAAGTTGAACTCGGGCCCGATGTCATCCAGGTTGTTAATGGTGGTCTTCACTGCTTTAGCCTCGTCCACCACATAGAAATTAATATTGGATTGCCTGGGGACATAAACATTACATGATATTACAAAATAGCGATTGATATATCAATGTTGTTCCAATAGTTCACTTTATCTTTTTTCTTGGCATTTGTACAGTCACTTAAACCGACTACAGCACTCTTAGTTAACCATATTTAGAACAAATACAAAATGTGTGCTTCTATCATTACTAACCACCATGCtattcagggtttcccgcagcactttccagttaaggcggccgcctaagcaacacaagcCTGTCGCCGGGAAACCCTGCTGTTGACCTGATGAAGCTGTACTGTCCTGAGTGAGACTGAACGGTCCCACTAGACCGAACGGTCCTGATACTCACGCGGTCATGATGACCTCTGCGTCGTAGCTGACGGGGATCGTTACGACCACCTTGTTGTCTTTAGGCTTCTTCTCCTCGCCATCACTGTCGGTGATATTACAGTCATTTACTGCACATCATCAACATCAGGCACAAACGAGTTCATGTACTTTTGACTGTTGTCTTTGTCATCTTTCTCTTTCAGAAATGAGGCAAATGTAAAACTAATCTACCTTTTGGCCTCAAACGTGACTTGTGCTTGCTTCTGTAAGTGATTCAGGTTGAAGTCGAAGTTGATCCAGAACTTCCCCTGCAGAGGAGAGAAAACACAGATACTGAAGTGTTGTTCAGGAAGCGTTGCCGGGGTTGCATGTTAGTGTGGAGCTCATGTTGAATCACTGTTTCagacctgctggtctctcttcaAGGCAGGATAGGCCACCTGGCAGGCCAAGGTGCCTGACTGTTCAGCAGAGGTGGAGCACTTCACTGAAGTCCCTTCGCTCTGGAACAACAAGTCACAGTTATATTTTTTCCAAGCAAACTCTCCAGGAAATCAATTCAGTCTTTAGTTTTGTATTTTCCTTTATATCCAAACTAAATGGAAGTGTTggattttaaatacaatttggATTAATTACAGACTCAGTTGTGTACAGGGTAAAAACGCCCATCTAATGTGGTGATTCAGTTCaacaccttaacccttgtgttatcttcgggtcattctgacccatcagtcattgtgacccaccgtcgtattgcgacaaatttacctcatacaaaaacaaagtgaagcattttcttttaactgttgggctgtctcagaccccccacattggaatggttaaaagaaaattatttttatttgtttttgtattgggtaaaattgggtaaacacaacgatggttcgttatgaacctttgggtcatgtgacccgaaggcagcacgagggttaaccaGTCACTCAAAGCTCACCGGGGGAGTTATCGAAGCATAGAAGAGGTTCTTTGAGTACGTAGCCAAGACCCGAGTGTTGTATGCGTTCTCCATCTTGTTACTCACGAGAACCTCA
Above is a genomic segment from Osmerus mordax isolate fOsmMor3 chromosome 24, fOsmMor3.pri, whole genome shotgun sequence containing:
- the fsta gene encoding follistatin-A, translating into MLRMLQIDHFHPGIILLLIWLCHFMEVQKVQAGNCWMKQGKNNKCLDIYTHGMSREDCCKTGRLGYSWTEEDVPNSTLFRWKIFNGGAPNCIPCKETCDNVDCGPGKRCKMNKRSKPRCVCAPDCSVTWKEPVCGSDGKTYKDECALLKFKCKGHPDLNVQYLGKCKKSCRGVKCFGSATCVVDQTNSAYCVHCNTVCAEVTSPDQYLCGNDGIIYASTCHLRRATCFLGRSIGIAYLGKCIKAKSCKDIQCSAGKRCLWDSRMSRGRCSLCDEVCPGSRPEEAVCASDNTTYPSECAMKQAACSLGMLLEVKHSGSCNSITEDQEEDEEDEDPDYMAFIRLSSLLDG